Proteins encoded in a region of the Oryctolagus cuniculus chromosome 10, mOryCun1.1, whole genome shotgun sequence genome:
- the PRELID3A gene encoding PRELI domain containing protein 3A isoform X1, with protein MGHRDQGCHAEVPEPDEPVRGGRGRAGARCGRPGAAAQPAPAQHRVGTAQPRASGEPAGARRCPGRSLSEILGTSRTLTYIKEHSVVDPAEKKMELCSTNITLTNLVSVNERLVYTPHPENPDMTVLTQEAIITVKGISLGSYLESLMANTISSNAKKQARAQPRGQRWPHPLSSQSHSWRLLELPDHSLVSSGPSGRTVSRESTRLGSLTSGVFLLQEETPFGARSVSGLLALLPGSSVSLLGAMQGCPGPRVPPTVCPRAHALTRPESANALGGGWRPPHGTEGKQA; from the exons ATGGGACACCGTGATCAAGGCTGCCATGCGGAAGTACCCGAACCCGATGAACCCGTGCGTGGTGGGCGTGGACGTGCTGGAGCGCGGTGTGGACGGCCGGGGGCGGCTGCACAGCCTGCGCCTGCTCAGCACCGAGTGGGGACTGCCCAGCCTCGTGCGAGCGGTGAGCCTGCAGGAGCCCGGCGGTGTCCAGGCCGGTCGCTCTCCGAG ATTTTGGGAACCAGTAGGACTTTGACATACATCAAAGAGCATTCTGTTGTGGATCCAgcggaaaagaaaatggaactttGTTCCACCAAT atcacacTCACAAATTTGGTGTCAGTTAATGAGAGGTTGGTGTATACACCCCACCCAGAGAACCCTGACAT GACCGTGCTCACACAAGAAGCCATTATCACCGTGAAGGGCATTAGCCTTGGCAGCTACCTGGAAAGTTTAATGGCCAACACGATATCGTCCAATGCAAAGAAG CAAGCCAGAGCTCAGCCACGTGGCCAGCGCTGGCCACATCCTCTTAGTAGCCAAAGCCATTCCTGGCGTTTACTGGAGCTTCCCGACCACTCCTTGGTTTCCTCGGGCCCCAGCGGCCGGACGGTCAGCAGGGAATCAACGCGATTGGGCAGCCTCACCTCGGGGGTCTTCCTGCTTCAGGAGGAAACGCCTTTCGGTGCCCGCTCTGTGTCAGGGCTCCTCGCCCTCCTGCCTGGGAGCTCCGTGTCCCTGTTGGGCGCTAtgcagggctgccctgggccccgcGTCCCACCGACTGTCTGCCCCCGCGCGCATGCACTCACTCGACCCGAGTCAGCAAATGCACTGGGCGGCGGATGGCGCCCACCTCATGGGACGGAAGGAAAGCAAGCCTAA
- the PRELID3A gene encoding PRELI domain containing protein 3A isoform X2 — MKIWSSEHVFGHPWDTVIKAAMRKYPNPMNPCVVGVDVLERGVDGRGRLHSLRLLSTEWGLPSLVRAILGTSRTLTYIKEHSVVDPAEKKMELCSTNITLTNLVSVNERLVYTPHPENPDMTVLTQEAIITVKGISLGSYLESLMANTISSNAKKQARAQPRGQRWPHPLSSQSHSWRLLELPDHSLVSSGPSGRTVSRESTRLGSLTSGVFLLQEETPFGARSVSGLLALLPGSSVSLLGAMQGCPGPRVPPTVCPRAHALTRPESANALGGGWRPPHGTEGKQA; from the exons CCACCCATGGGACACCGTGATCAAGGCTGCCATGCGGAAGTACCCGAACCCGATGAACCCGTGCGTGGTGGGCGTGGACGTGCTGGAGCGCGGTGTGGACGGCCGGGGGCGGCTGCACAGCCTGCGCCTGCTCAGCACCGAGTGGGGACTGCCCAGCCTCGTGCGAGCG ATTTTGGGAACCAGTAGGACTTTGACATACATCAAAGAGCATTCTGTTGTGGATCCAgcggaaaagaaaatggaactttGTTCCACCAAT atcacacTCACAAATTTGGTGTCAGTTAATGAGAGGTTGGTGTATACACCCCACCCAGAGAACCCTGACAT GACCGTGCTCACACAAGAAGCCATTATCACCGTGAAGGGCATTAGCCTTGGCAGCTACCTGGAAAGTTTAATGGCCAACACGATATCGTCCAATGCAAAGAAG CAAGCCAGAGCTCAGCCACGTGGCCAGCGCTGGCCACATCCTCTTAGTAGCCAAAGCCATTCCTGGCGTTTACTGGAGCTTCCCGACCACTCCTTGGTTTCCTCGGGCCCCAGCGGCCGGACGGTCAGCAGGGAATCAACGCGATTGGGCAGCCTCACCTCGGGGGTCTTCCTGCTTCAGGAGGAAACGCCTTTCGGTGCCCGCTCTGTGTCAGGGCTCCTCGCCCTCCTGCCTGGGAGCTCCGTGTCCCTGTTGGGCGCTAtgcagggctgccctgggccccgcGTCCCACCGACTGTCTGCCCCCGCGCGCATGCACTCACTCGACCCGAGTCAGCAAATGCACTGGGCGGCGGATGGCGCCCACCTCATGGGACGGAAGGAAAGCAAGCCTAA
- the PRELID3A gene encoding PRELI domain containing protein 3A isoform X4, with amino-acid sequence MRKYPNPMNPCVVGVDVLERGVDGRGRLHSLRLLSTEWGLPSLVRAILGTSRTLTYIKEHSVVDPAEKKMELCSTNITLTNLVSVNERLVYTPHPENPDMTVLTQEAIITVKGISLGSYLESLMANTISSNAKKQARAQPRGQRWPHPLSSQSHSWRLLELPDHSLVSSGPSGRTVSRESTRLGSLTSGVFLLQEETPFGARSVSGLLALLPGSSVSLLGAMQGCPGPRVPPTVCPRAHALTRPESANALGGGWRPPHGTEGKQA; translated from the exons ATGCGGAAGTACCCGAACCCGATGAACCCGTGCGTGGTGGGCGTGGACGTGCTGGAGCGCGGTGTGGACGGCCGGGGGCGGCTGCACAGCCTGCGCCTGCTCAGCACCGAGTGGGGACTGCCCAGCCTCGTGCGAGCG ATTTTGGGAACCAGTAGGACTTTGACATACATCAAAGAGCATTCTGTTGTGGATCCAgcggaaaagaaaatggaactttGTTCCACCAAT atcacacTCACAAATTTGGTGTCAGTTAATGAGAGGTTGGTGTATACACCCCACCCAGAGAACCCTGACAT GACCGTGCTCACACAAGAAGCCATTATCACCGTGAAGGGCATTAGCCTTGGCAGCTACCTGGAAAGTTTAATGGCCAACACGATATCGTCCAATGCAAAGAAG CAAGCCAGAGCTCAGCCACGTGGCCAGCGCTGGCCACATCCTCTTAGTAGCCAAAGCCATTCCTGGCGTTTACTGGAGCTTCCCGACCACTCCTTGGTTTCCTCGGGCCCCAGCGGCCGGACGGTCAGCAGGGAATCAACGCGATTGGGCAGCCTCACCTCGGGGGTCTTCCTGCTTCAGGAGGAAACGCCTTTCGGTGCCCGCTCTGTGTCAGGGCTCCTCGCCCTCCTGCCTGGGAGCTCCGTGTCCCTGTTGGGCGCTAtgcagggctgccctgggccccgcGTCCCACCGACTGTCTGCCCCCGCGCGCATGCACTCACTCGACCCGAGTCAGCAAATGCACTGGGCGGCGGATGGCGCCCACCTCATGGGACGGAAGGAAAGCAAGCCTAA
- the PRELID3A gene encoding PRELI domain containing protein 3A isoform X8 has product MRKYPNPMNPCVVGVDVLERGVDGRGRLHSLRLLSTEWGLPSLVRAILGTSRTLTYIKEHSVVDPAEKKMELCSTNITLTNLVSVNERLVYTPHPENPDMTVLTQEAIITVKGISLGSYLESLMANTISSNAKKGWAAIEWIIENSESAVS; this is encoded by the exons ATGCGGAAGTACCCGAACCCGATGAACCCGTGCGTGGTGGGCGTGGACGTGCTGGAGCGCGGTGTGGACGGCCGGGGGCGGCTGCACAGCCTGCGCCTGCTCAGCACCGAGTGGGGACTGCCCAGCCTCGTGCGAGCG ATTTTGGGAACCAGTAGGACTTTGACATACATCAAAGAGCATTCTGTTGTGGATCCAgcggaaaagaaaatggaactttGTTCCACCAAT atcacacTCACAAATTTGGTGTCAGTTAATGAGAGGTTGGTGTATACACCCCACCCAGAGAACCCTGACAT GACCGTGCTCACACAAGAAGCCATTATCACCGTGAAGGGCATTAGCCTTGGCAGCTACCTGGAAAGTTTAATGGCCAACACGATATCGTCCAATGCAAAGAAG GGGTGGGCCGCTATTGAGTGGATAATTGAAAACTCTGAGAGCGCTGTGAGCTAA
- the PRELID3A gene encoding PRELI domain containing protein 3A isoform X7 yields MKIWSSEHVFGHPWDTVIKAAMRKYPNPMNPCVVGVDVLERGVDGRGRLHSLRLLSTEWGLPSLVRAILGTSRTLTYIKEHSVVDPAEKKMELCSTNITLTNLVSVNERLVYTPHPENPDMTVLTQEAIITVKGISLGSYLESLMANTISSNAKKGWAAIEWIIENSESAVS; encoded by the exons CCACCCATGGGACACCGTGATCAAGGCTGCCATGCGGAAGTACCCGAACCCGATGAACCCGTGCGTGGTGGGCGTGGACGTGCTGGAGCGCGGTGTGGACGGCCGGGGGCGGCTGCACAGCCTGCGCCTGCTCAGCACCGAGTGGGGACTGCCCAGCCTCGTGCGAGCG ATTTTGGGAACCAGTAGGACTTTGACATACATCAAAGAGCATTCTGTTGTGGATCCAgcggaaaagaaaatggaactttGTTCCACCAAT atcacacTCACAAATTTGGTGTCAGTTAATGAGAGGTTGGTGTATACACCCCACCCAGAGAACCCTGACAT GACCGTGCTCACACAAGAAGCCATTATCACCGTGAAGGGCATTAGCCTTGGCAGCTACCTGGAAAGTTTAATGGCCAACACGATATCGTCCAATGCAAAGAAG GGGTGGGCCGCTATTGAGTGGATAATTGAAAACTCTGAGAGCGCTGTGAGCTAA
- the PRELID3A gene encoding PRELI domain containing protein 3A isoform X3 encodes MMISHPWDTVIKAAMRKYPNPMNPCVVGVDVLERGVDGRGRLHSLRLLSTEWGLPSLVRAILGTSRTLTYIKEHSVVDPAEKKMELCSTNITLTNLVSVNERLVYTPHPENPDMTVLTQEAIITVKGISLGSYLESLMANTISSNAKKQARAQPRGQRWPHPLSSQSHSWRLLELPDHSLVSSGPSGRTVSRESTRLGSLTSGVFLLQEETPFGARSVSGLLALLPGSSVSLLGAMQGCPGPRVPPTVCPRAHALTRPESANALGGGWRPPHGTEGKQA; translated from the exons ATGATGATAAG CCACCCATGGGACACCGTGATCAAGGCTGCCATGCGGAAGTACCCGAACCCGATGAACCCGTGCGTGGTGGGCGTGGACGTGCTGGAGCGCGGTGTGGACGGCCGGGGGCGGCTGCACAGCCTGCGCCTGCTCAGCACCGAGTGGGGACTGCCCAGCCTCGTGCGAGCG ATTTTGGGAACCAGTAGGACTTTGACATACATCAAAGAGCATTCTGTTGTGGATCCAgcggaaaagaaaatggaactttGTTCCACCAAT atcacacTCACAAATTTGGTGTCAGTTAATGAGAGGTTGGTGTATACACCCCACCCAGAGAACCCTGACAT GACCGTGCTCACACAAGAAGCCATTATCACCGTGAAGGGCATTAGCCTTGGCAGCTACCTGGAAAGTTTAATGGCCAACACGATATCGTCCAATGCAAAGAAG CAAGCCAGAGCTCAGCCACGTGGCCAGCGCTGGCCACATCCTCTTAGTAGCCAAAGCCATTCCTGGCGTTTACTGGAGCTTCCCGACCACTCCTTGGTTTCCTCGGGCCCCAGCGGCCGGACGGTCAGCAGGGAATCAACGCGATTGGGCAGCCTCACCTCGGGGGTCTTCCTGCTTCAGGAGGAAACGCCTTTCGGTGCCCGCTCTGTGTCAGGGCTCCTCGCCCTCCTGCCTGGGAGCTCCGTGTCCCTGTTGGGCGCTAtgcagggctgccctgggccccgcGTCCCACCGACTGTCTGCCCCCGCGCGCATGCACTCACTCGACCCGAGTCAGCAAATGCACTGGGCGGCGGATGGCGCCCACCTCATGGGACGGAAGGAAAGCAAGCCTAA
- the PRELID3A gene encoding PRELI domain containing protein 3A isoform X5 yields MITLTNLVSVNERLVYTPHPENPDMTVLTQEAIITVKGISLGSYLESLMANTISSNAKKQARAQPRGQRWPHPLSSQSHSWRLLELPDHSLVSSGPSGRTVSRESTRLGSLTSGVFLLQEETPFGARSVSGLLALLPGSSVSLLGAMQGCPGPRVPPTVCPRAHALTRPESANALGGGWRPPHGTEGKQA; encoded by the exons ATG atcacacTCACAAATTTGGTGTCAGTTAATGAGAGGTTGGTGTATACACCCCACCCAGAGAACCCTGACAT GACCGTGCTCACACAAGAAGCCATTATCACCGTGAAGGGCATTAGCCTTGGCAGCTACCTGGAAAGTTTAATGGCCAACACGATATCGTCCAATGCAAAGAAG CAAGCCAGAGCTCAGCCACGTGGCCAGCGCTGGCCACATCCTCTTAGTAGCCAAAGCCATTCCTGGCGTTTACTGGAGCTTCCCGACCACTCCTTGGTTTCCTCGGGCCCCAGCGGCCGGACGGTCAGCAGGGAATCAACGCGATTGGGCAGCCTCACCTCGGGGGTCTTCCTGCTTCAGGAGGAAACGCCTTTCGGTGCCCGCTCTGTGTCAGGGCTCCTCGCCCTCCTGCCTGGGAGCTCCGTGTCCCTGTTGGGCGCTAtgcagggctgccctgggccccgcGTCCCACCGACTGTCTGCCCCCGCGCGCATGCACTCACTCGACCCGAGTCAGCAAATGCACTGGGCGGCGGATGGCGCCCACCTCATGGGACGGAAGGAAAGCAAGCCTAA
- the PRELID3A gene encoding PRELI domain containing protein 3A isoform X6 has product MKIWSSEHVFGHPWDTVIKAAMRKYPNPMNPCVVGVDVLERGVDGRGRLHSLRLLSTEWGLPSLVRAILGTSRTLTYIKEHSVVDPAEKKMELCSTNITLTNLVSVNERLVYTPHPENPDMTVLTQEAIITVKGISLGSYLESLMANTISSNAKKGREALEWVIGRLNADLDDVEDLSVQSA; this is encoded by the exons CCACCCATGGGACACCGTGATCAAGGCTGCCATGCGGAAGTACCCGAACCCGATGAACCCGTGCGTGGTGGGCGTGGACGTGCTGGAGCGCGGTGTGGACGGCCGGGGGCGGCTGCACAGCCTGCGCCTGCTCAGCACCGAGTGGGGACTGCCCAGCCTCGTGCGAGCG ATTTTGGGAACCAGTAGGACTTTGACATACATCAAAGAGCATTCTGTTGTGGATCCAgcggaaaagaaaatggaactttGTTCCACCAAT atcacacTCACAAATTTGGTGTCAGTTAATGAGAGGTTGGTGTATACACCCCACCCAGAGAACCCTGACAT GACCGTGCTCACACAAGAAGCCATTATCACCGTGAAGGGCATTAGCCTTGGCAGCTACCTGGAAAGTTTAATGGCCAACACGATATCGTCCAATGCAAAGAAG GGTCGGGAGGCCTTGGAGTGGGTGATCGGCCGCCTCAACGCGGACCTGGACGACGTGGAGGACCTGTCGGTGCAGAGCGCCTGA